In Halorubrum sp. PV6, a single window of DNA contains:
- a CDS encoding Hsp20/alpha crystallin family protein, which translates to MSELVETGRSVVRRALERVGRGWSKMQERRPLSYDLLESDDAYLVVFDAPGVRGEDLNVTFLDHTVEVELDRFREFYDGYEMLFPGRGVTLSGQADLPRDANVTPQGANATLTRNGTLQVEIPKEDDGRDVAVVEEDEADDDE; encoded by the coding sequence GTGAGCGAACTCGTCGAGACCGGCCGGTCGGTCGTCCGTCGCGCGCTCGAACGCGTCGGCCGCGGCTGGAGCAAGATGCAGGAGCGCCGACCGCTCTCGTACGACCTCCTCGAGAGCGACGACGCGTACCTCGTCGTCTTCGACGCCCCCGGCGTCCGGGGCGAGGACCTCAACGTGACGTTCCTCGACCACACCGTCGAGGTCGAACTGGACCGATTCCGGGAGTTCTACGACGGCTACGAGATGCTGTTCCCCGGTCGCGGCGTCACGCTCTCGGGACAGGCCGACCTCCCCCGCGACGCGAACGTGACGCCGCAGGGAGCGAACGCGACGCTCACCCGGAACGGCACGCTCCAGGTCGAAATCCCGAAAGAAGACGACGGTCGCGACGTCGCGGTGGTCGAAGAAGACGAAGCCGACGACGACGAGTAA